The Armatimonadota bacterium genome includes the window GCATTATTCCTGCGCGGCTGGCGGCGGTGCGCCTGCCGAATAAGCCCCTGCTGGACATTGCGGGCAAACCGATGATATGGTGGGTATGGCACAACGCCAAACAGGCGAAAACGCTTCGTGAGGTAATGGTCGCTACGCCCGATGAGCAAATCGCCGAGGTGGTGCGCGCCTTCGGTGGTATCGCGGTGATGACCTCGCCCAAACATCGCTCTGGCACGGAGCGGCTGGCGGAGGCGGCGCAAAGTCTCTCCGCCGACATCATCGTCAACATTCAAGGAGATGAACCGCTGATGCCGCCAGAGAATATCGACGCCGTAGCACGCCCGCTCATCGAAGACCCCTCCCTGCAGATGAGCAGCCTGATGTGTCCTGCTACGGAGGAAGAGAAGGATAAGCCGACGGTGGTGAAGGTGGTGGTAGACCGCATGGGCAACGCGCTGTACTTTTCGCGCGCACGCATCCCCTACCCGCGCGAACCATCTGCCCCTGCTATCACGTATAAGCATCTGGGCATCTACGCCTATCGACGAGATTTCCTGCTGCAGTACGCGGCGATGGAGCCAACCCCGTTAGAGCAGATGGAGATGTTAGAGCAGCTGCGTGTGCTGGAGAACGGCTACCGCATCCGCATGGTGTGTGTGGAGCAGACCTCCATCGGCGTGGATACGGAAGAAGACCTGAACCGGGTGCGTGCTATCATCGCGCAGCGTCAGGAGGGCTAGCCGATGTTGCCTGTGCTGGTGACCGCCGAGGAGATGCGCGAGATGGACCGCCTCACCATCGAGGATTTCGGCATCCTCGGCTTGCTGCTGATGGAGAACGCGGGCTTTCAGGTGGTGAATCAGGCGGAGAGGCGGTTCGGCGGCTGGCGGGGCAAGCGTGTGCTGGTGCTGTGCGGCGGCGGCAACAACGGTGGCGACGGTATGGTGGTAGCGCGTCACGCAGCGCAGCGCGGCGCTGAGGTGCAGATAGTGCTGGCTGCCGACCTGGCAAAGGTCGCCGGCGATGCCCTCACCAACCTGCAAATCGTACAAAAGCTGGGCTTGCCCCTGCATGTGTTGCACGCTGCGGATGAGCTAGCCTCCATCTGGAAACAGGGGTGGGACCTGGTGGTAGACGCCTTGCTGGGTATCGGCGTCAGGGGCGAGGTGCGCGGGCTCATCGGTGAGGTCATACGCTTTTTCGACAAATGTTCCGTACCGGTAGTGGCGGTAGACGTGCCCTCGGGCATAGATGCCGATACGGGAGCAGTATGCGGTTGCGCTATCCGTGCCGCCCTGACGGTTACCTTCGGCGCGATGAAGGTGGGGCTCGCCCTGTATCCGGGAGCGGAGTACGCCGGGGAGGTCGTGGTCGCCGATATCGGCATCCCGGAG containing:
- the kdsB gene encoding 3-deoxy-manno-octulosonate cytidylyltransferase; protein product: MEVVGIIPARLAAVRLPNKPLLDIAGKPMIWWVWHNAKQAKTLREVMVATPDEQIAEVVRAFGGIAVMTSPKHRSGTERLAEAAQSLSADIIVNIQGDEPLMPPENIDAVARPLIEDPSLQMSSLMCPATEEEKDKPTVVKVVVDRMGNALYFSRARIPYPREPSAPAITYKHLGIYAYRRDFLLQYAAMEPTPLEQMEMLEQLRVLENGYRIRMVCVEQTSIGVDTEEDLNRVRAIIAQRQEG